GATCCGCCCGAGGGAGTCGCACTGGGCGGGGCGACGGCACGCTCGACGGGTGACCTCGCCGACGAAGCCGAGGCCGATGGCGACAGCGACGACCGACTCGTCGTCGAGTTCTCGGAGGATCTCGCGTGTACCCACTGTGGGATCGACATCAGCGAGATCGAAACCCGAAGCTTCTCGTTCAATTCCCCACACGGTGCCTGTCCCGAATGTGAGGGGCTCGGCGAGACCAAGGAGGTCAGCGAGGACCTGGTAATCACCGATCCCTCGAAGCCGCTCAAGCACGTCTTCGAGCCCTGGAGTTACAACCGGACGTACTATTCACGACAGTTGGACAACGTGGCCGAGCACTTCGGCGTCAGTCTGGAGACGCCCTTCGAGGACCTCGATCCCGAGATCCAGCGGCAGTTCCTCTACGGGACCGACGACGTCGTGCACTTTCAGTGGCAGACCAAGAACGGGACACGGGAAAAGACCGAGCGCTTCGAGGGTGTCATCCCGAATCTGGAGCGTCGTCACGTCGAGACCGACTCCGACCGGGCGCGTGAACACATCGAGGAGTTCATGGCGACGACGACGTGCCCGAACTGTGAGGGGACCCGGCTGAAGGCCGAATCGCGGGCCGTCCTCGTCGACGGCACGTCGATCACCGACGTCAACGAGCTGTCGATCGGCGACGCCCTGGCGCACTTTGAGGGCATGGAAGACGGGATGAGCGAGCGTGACGCCACGATCGCCACGGAGATTCTCAAGGAGATTCGCGCCCGGCTCGGGTTCATGGAAGAGGTCGGCCTGGAGTATCTCACCCTCGACCGAGAGGCCTCGACGCTCTCCGGTGGCGAGAGCCAGCGCATCCGGCTGGCGACCCAGATCGGCTCGGGGCTCGTGGGCGTGCTGTACGTCCTCGACGAGCCGTCGATCGGGCTCCACCAGCGGGACAACGATCGCCTGTTGAACACCCTGGCAGAATTGCGCGACCTGGGGAACACCCTTCTGGTCGTCGAACACGACACCGAGACGATGCGGCGGGCGGACAACATCGTCGACATGGGGCCGGGGCCAGGGAAACGCGGTGGTGAGATCGTCGTCAACGGGTCCTTCCAAGACGTCCTCGACACCGAGGAGTCGATCACCGGTGACTATCTGGCTGGCGAGCGGCGAATCTCCGTCCCCGACGAGCGTCGAGAGGCGACGGGAACGCTGACGATTCGCGGGGCCCGCCAGCACAATCTTACAGACCTGGACGTCGAGATTCCACTTGGGACCTTTAGCGCGATCACGGGTGTCTCGGGCTCTGGCAAGTCCACGCTGATGCACGACGTGCTGTATAAGGGTCTCGCCCGCGAGATGAACGACAACACCGAGGTCGACCCGGGCGAGCACGACACAATCGAGGGCATCGAGCAGATCGATACCGTTCGACTCATCGATCAGTCGCCGATCGGCCGGACGCCGCGGTCTAATCCGGCGACCTACACGGACGTCTTCGATCACATCCGCGAGCTGTTCGCCGAGACGAATCTCGCGAACCAACGGGGCTACGACAAGGGACGGTTCTCCTTTAACGTCAAAGGTGGCCGATGTGAGGCCTGTGGCGGCCAGGGCACCGTCACCATCGACATGAACTTCCTCTCGGACGTGGAGGTCCCCTGCGAGGAGTGTGGCGGCGATCGATACAATGCCGAGACCCTGGACGTGACCTACAAGGACGCAACCATCGCGGACGTCCTGGAGATGACCGTCGCCGAGGCCTCCGAGTTCTTCGAGAGCCACCCCGGGATCCGCCGCCGCCTCGAACTCCTGAAGGATGTCGGGCTGGGGTACATGAAACTCGGTCAGCCCTCGACGACACTCTCGGGCGGGGAGGCCCAGCGTGTCAAACTCGCCGAGGAACTGGGCAAGCAAGACAGCGGTGAGACGCTGTACTTACTCGACGAACCGACGACCGGCCTCCACCCCGAAGACGAGCGGAAGTTGATCGACGTGCTCCACCGCCTGACCGCCGAGGGCAACACGGTTGTCGTCATCGAGCACGAACTCGACCTCGTAAAAAACGCCGACCAGATCATCGATCTCGGTCCCGAGGGTGGTGAACACGGGGGACAGATCGTCGCCCATGGGACACCCGAAGACGTGGCACGGACCGACGACTCCTACACCGGACAGTACTTGCGGGATCTCTTGCCCGAAGTCGACATGGACGGGCCGCGAGCCGATCGCGAACTGGCGACGCCCCCAGCGGCCGACGACTGACGCGAAACCAACAGGCAGAAACGCCATCGGGGCGCTATTGGTCGACGATGGTCGAGCCGCAAACGCACGAACAGACGTCCGAAGCATACGTCGGACAGCCCATCGAGATCGGGACGGACACCGCCGTCGTCGAACTGGCGACGACTGCGGAGATGGCCGTCGACGAGACCGGCCTCGTTCACGGCGGTTTCGTCTACGGGGCGGCCGACTACGCGGCGATGCTCGCTGTCAACGAACCGACTGTCGTCCTCACCGGCTCTGCGGTGACCTATCCGAATCCGACGCGCGTTGGCGAGACCGTCCGTGCGACGGCGACCGTGGTCGACTCGGATCCACGACCCAGCGTCGAGGTAACGGCTGAACTGACTGAGACAGATGCTGTCGTCCTCTCGGGGACGTTCGACTGTGCTGTGCCCGCAGACCCTGTCTTGTCCTAACCGCTCTCCGGGCACCGTCGTCGGGAGTGACGTGCGGACGGCCAATAGCGCCGAGGCGTGCCAATCAGTCCCGACGGCCCACGCCTGGACGATGACACGATCGCGACTCTCACCGGTGGGCGCTATCATTTCAGGGAACGACGACCCATCACTCAAATGCTATCAGCACCAAGACCAGCCAATGGCACACGTCCAGACGGAGCCTGATTCGCTACAGGTTCTCTACGTGAACGACGACGAAGCGTTCGCTGATCTCGTCCGGACGAAACTCCCTCGGATCGATCCCGACCTTGCGGTCAGCACTGCGAGTGACGCCCAGGCGGCCCTCGATGCCCTCGAAGCGTCGACGTTCGATTGTGTCGTGACCTCCTACGCGCTTCCGGAACACACCGGGCTCGATCTCCTCGAAGACGTTCAGTCACGTGACAGCGAGATCCCGACGATCCTGTTCACTGGCCGGGGCAGTGAGACGATCGCGAGTCGGGCGTTCCAGGCGAACGTCTCGGATTATATTCCGGTCCGTTCGAACCAGGAGAGCTTCGCGTTGCTTGCCCGTCGGATCCGCACGCTAACCGAGGCCAAACGCGAGCACGAGGTCGCCGAGCGGATCTCCGATCGGTTCGAGCGAACCCTCGAGCGGGCGACAGATGCGATCTACGCCGTCGACACTGACTGGCGTATCGAGTACATGAACGAGCGGATGGCCGATAGAATCGAGCGCGATCGAGCGGCTGTGATCGGTGCGAATCTCTGGGACGAATTTCCCACGATCGCCGGGACGGAAATCGAATCGAAGTATCGCACCGCGATGGAAACGGGCGAAGCAGTCTCTTTCGAACAGTACGTCCCGTCCCCTTTCGAGTACTGGGTCGAAATCCGGGCGTTCCCGGACGAGGATGGATTGACCGTTTTCTCCCAGGAGATCACCGAACAGCGAGAACTCGAGCGGGAACGCCGCCGACTCGCAGAGGAGTACGATGCGCTGTTGAGCAACTCCGGAGACGCGATCTTCCTGCTGGACGTCGAGCATACAAACGGTGATCCCGAGTTCCGCTTTTCGCGCCTCTCGCCGGGTTACGAGACCCAGACCGGGCTCACGACGGCAGAGGCCAAAGGCAAGACACCGAGTGAGATCTTCGGCCACGAGCGTGGGGCAGAACTCGCGGCAAACTACCAGCGGTGTCTCGACGCCGGCGAGCCGATCTCCTATCGGGAGGAACTTTCGGTCGCGGACGATGCACGCTTCTGGCAGACCAGTCTGGCGCCGGTCGCCGTCGACGGCGAGGTGATCCGGATTCTCGGGATCGCCCGGAACGTCACCGAACAGGTCGAGCGAGAACGCGAACTCGAACGGACCAAACAGCGACTCGAATCACTCATCGATGCGGCACCGCTGACGATCATGGAGATCGATCCCGACGGCACCGTCCGCCGCTGGAACCAGGGTGCCGAGGAGATGTTCGGCTGGTCCGCCGAGGAAGTCGTCGACGAATTCAATCCGATGGTGCCCCCGGACAAGCGAGATGAATTCGCCGACCTCCGCCAGCGGGCACTCGACGGCGAGCAGATCCGTGGGGTCGAAATTCGACGCAAGACCAAAGACGGCGACTGGCTCGACCTCTTGTTGTCGGTCACGACGATCGACGGAGCTGACGGTGAGCCAACCAGTATTCTCGCCGTCCTCGAAGACATTAGTGACCAAAAGCAACTGGAACATCGGCTTCGGGCCCTTCAGGAGACTGCCCAACAACTCAGTGGCGCACAGTCGACCGAGGAGATCGCGACCATCGCGGTGACGGCAGCCGCTGACGTCCTCGATCTCACAGTCACGGGGGTTTGGGAGTACAACGAGCGGGCGGACACACTCGATCCGCTCGTTCAGACCGATACCGCAGCGGAATTCTTCGACGAACTCCCTCGCTTCGAGGGCGGGGAGAGTCTCGCCTGGGAGGCCTTCGAGTCCGGTGAGTTGCGCCGGTACGACGACCTCCACTCGGCCGAAGGGGTGTACAATCCGGACACTGAGATGCGAAGCGAGATCATGGTTCCGCTCGGCGAATACGGCCTCATCTCGACTGGATCGAAATCGCCACACGTCTTCTCGGAGACCGACGTCGATCTGTTCCAGATCCTTGGGGCGACCGCCGAGGCGGCACTGGCACGAGCGAACCGCGAGGCGGAACTGAAGCGACAGAACGAGCGACTCGATCAGTTCGCCAGCGTCGTCGCCCACGACCTGCGCAACCCCCTCACTGTGGCCATGGGCTTTCTCGACGTTGCGGCGGAGTCAGGCGATCCGGAACACTTCGAGAAGATCGAATCGGCTCACGACCGAATCGAACGACTCATCGACGACTTGCTCACCCTCGCGCGTGGGGAATCCACCGTCGAGGACGCCGAGCGGATCGCCCTCGATGCCATCTCGACGGAAGCGTGGGGCTACGTCGATACGGACGCGGCGGCCCTCACTGTACGTGAGGAGGCTCCCGTCGTGGCGGGCGACCCGGGACGCCTGACTCAACTGTTCGAGAATCTGTTCCGGAATGCGGTCGAACACGGGGGCACCGACGTCCAAATCACCGTCGGGTCGCTGGCCGATCGCCCCGGCTTCTACGTCGAAGACGACGGCGACGGCATCCCGCCGGACCGCCGGGAAACGGTCTTCGACCACGGTGTCACGACCAACGAGGGCGGGACTGGGTTCGGTCTCTCGATCGTCGAGGATATCGCTCACGCCCACGGCTGGGACGTCTCGGTTACTGACGGGACTGACGGCGGTGCTCGATTCGAGTTCGAGACCGACGCGTAGCCCTCGTGGACGAGTGGGTCCCCACTGGCGACCGCGACCGTCAAAACCTATACGCCTCGACCCGTTGACCCAGACACATGCGCGACGTGATCGTCGTCGGTGCGGGACCGGCCGGCAGCCGCTACGCTCGCCGGGCGGCCGAAGACGGCCTGGACGTCCTCGTTTTCGAACAGGGGACCATCGGTGAGCCGTTGGCCTGTTCGGGCCACGTCAGTACCGATGTCCTCGAATACGTCCCCGAAGACGACCGTGCGGACTTGCGCCAAAACGAGATCTACGGTGCGAACTTCCACCTCGGCGGGCCAGATAGCCGTGCCTACCCATTCTACAAGGAAAATGTCATCTCGCAGGTGATCGATCGCGTCGGTCTCGATCAGACACTCGCCGACGCGGCCAGCGATGCCGGGGCGACGGTCCGGGACGGCCACACTGTCACCGAGGTCGACGAACGCGCAGATCACGTCGAGGTGACCGTCAAAGGAGCGGACGGCACCGAGACCCACCGGGCACGACTGGTCGCCGGCTGTGACGGCCCCCAATCCCGCGTCCGGGACGCAGTCGGGCTGCCGGAACCCGACGAACTCCTGCATGGGGTCCTCGGATTCGATCCGGCTCCCGACGCCGGTGAGTTCGTCGATGTCCACCTGAACGTGCCGCGGTTTTTCGCCTGGCGCATCCCGCGTGGCGAGGCCGGCGTCGAGTACGGGCTCGCCGCGCCGCCGGGGGAATCTGTTGGCGACCGGTTCGATGCGCTCACCGACGCCTACGGCGTCGAGACCGAACGCCGGTGTTCCGGTCTCATCCCGATTGGCCCACCCGATTCGGTCACGAGCGATCGAGTCTTCCTTCTTGGAGACGCAGCGGCCCAGACCAAGCCGTTCACCGGCGGGGGGATCCGCTACGGCATGACGGCGGCCGATCACGCCGCACGGACGATCGATCCTGCCCGCCCGGAGACGCTTGCCGACTACGAAGACGCCTGGCGGGCGGAGTTGGGCCGGG
The sequence above is drawn from the Halorhabdus sp. CBA1104 genome and encodes:
- a CDS encoding PAS domain-containing protein; protein product: MAHVQTEPDSLQVLYVNDDEAFADLVRTKLPRIDPDLAVSTASDAQAALDALEASTFDCVVTSYALPEHTGLDLLEDVQSRDSEIPTILFTGRGSETIASRAFQANVSDYIPVRSNQESFALLARRIRTLTEAKREHEVAERISDRFERTLERATDAIYAVDTDWRIEYMNERMADRIERDRAAVIGANLWDEFPTIAGTEIESKYRTAMETGEAVSFEQYVPSPFEYWVEIRAFPDEDGLTVFSQEITEQRELERERRRLAEEYDALLSNSGDAIFLLDVEHTNGDPEFRFSRLSPGYETQTGLTTAEAKGKTPSEIFGHERGAELAANYQRCLDAGEPISYREELSVADDARFWQTSLAPVAVDGEVIRILGIARNVTEQVERERELERTKQRLESLIDAAPLTIMEIDPDGTVRRWNQGAEEMFGWSAEEVVDEFNPMVPPDKRDEFADLRQRALDGEQIRGVEIRRKTKDGDWLDLLLSVTTIDGADGEPTSILAVLEDISDQKQLEHRLRALQETAQQLSGAQSTEEIATIAVTAAADVLDLTVTGVWEYNERADTLDPLVQTDTAAEFFDELPRFEGGESLAWEAFESGELRRYDDLHSAEGVYNPDTEMRSEIMVPLGEYGLISTGSKSPHVFSETDVDLFQILGATAEAALARANREAELKRQNERLDQFASVVAHDLRNPLTVAMGFLDVAAESGDPEHFEKIESAHDRIERLIDDLLTLARGESTVEDAERIALDAISTEAWGYVDTDAAALTVREEAPVVAGDPGRLTQLFENLFRNAVEHGGTDVQITVGSLADRPGFYVEDDGDGIPPDRRETVFDHGVTTNEGGTGFGLSIVEDIAHAHGWDVSVTDGTDGGARFEFETDA
- the uvrA gene encoding excinuclease ABC subunit UvrA, with the translated sequence MSKDVIEVRGAEQHNLKDVDVEIPREQLTVVTGLSGSGKSSLAFETIYAEGQRRYIESLSAYARNFLGQMDKPQVESVEGLSPAISIDQKNAANNPRSTVGTVTELHDYLRLLYARVGTPHCPECGREVGEQSATNMVDRILELPEGTKLKIAAPIVRDQKGAFEDRFEQLVGEGYSRVEVDGEAYDLTLDRPDLDENFDHTIDVIVDRVQVAPDARSRITDSVETALTQGDGVLKVLVPDPPEGVALGGATARSTGDLADEAEADGDSDDRLVVEFSEDLACTHCGIDISEIETRSFSFNSPHGACPECEGLGETKEVSEDLVITDPSKPLKHVFEPWSYNRTYYSRQLDNVAEHFGVSLETPFEDLDPEIQRQFLYGTDDVVHFQWQTKNGTREKTERFEGVIPNLERRHVETDSDRAREHIEEFMATTTCPNCEGTRLKAESRAVLVDGTSITDVNELSIGDALAHFEGMEDGMSERDATIATEILKEIRARLGFMEEVGLEYLTLDREASTLSGGESQRIRLATQIGSGLVGVLYVLDEPSIGLHQRDNDRLLNTLAELRDLGNTLLVVEHDTETMRRADNIVDMGPGPGKRGGEIVVNGSFQDVLDTEESITGDYLAGERRISVPDERREATGTLTIRGARQHNLTDLDVEIPLGTFSAITGVSGSGKSTLMHDVLYKGLAREMNDNTEVDPGEHDTIEGIEQIDTVRLIDQSPIGRTPRSNPATYTDVFDHIRELFAETNLANQRGYDKGRFSFNVKGGRCEACGGQGTVTIDMNFLSDVEVPCEECGGDRYNAETLDVTYKDATIADVLEMTVAEASEFFESHPGIRRRLELLKDVGLGYMKLGQPSTTLSGGEAQRVKLAEELGKQDSGETLYLLDEPTTGLHPEDERKLIDVLHRLTAEGNTVVVIEHELDLVKNADQIIDLGPEGGEHGGQIVAHGTPEDVARTDDSYTGQYLRDLLPEVDMDGPRADRELATPPAADD
- a CDS encoding thioesterase, which translates into the protein MVEPQTHEQTSEAYVGQPIEIGTDTAVVELATTAEMAVDETGLVHGGFVYGAADYAAMLAVNEPTVVLTGSAVTYPNPTRVGETVRATATVVDSDPRPSVEVTAELTETDAVVLSGTFDCAVPADPVLS
- a CDS encoding geranylgeranyl reductase family protein, yielding MRDVIVVGAGPAGSRYARRAAEDGLDVLVFEQGTIGEPLACSGHVSTDVLEYVPEDDRADLRQNEIYGANFHLGGPDSRAYPFYKENVISQVIDRVGLDQTLADAASDAGATVRDGHTVTEVDERADHVEVTVKGADGTETHRARLVAGCDGPQSRVRDAVGLPEPDELLHGVLGFDPAPDAGEFVDVHLNVPRFFAWRIPRGEAGVEYGLAAPPGESVGDRFDALTDAYGVETERRCSGLIPIGPPDSVTSDRVFLLGDAAAQTKPFTGGGIRYGMTAADHAARTIDPARPETLADYEDAWRAELGREIRLGAWVRRGYSLPEPIQRVGLRLFSGQIGVHMDEPSSLFSRAQLRALFSR